A stretch of DNA from Cannabis sativa cultivar Pink pepper isolate KNU-18-1 chromosome X, ASM2916894v1, whole genome shotgun sequence:
aaaattggtacaactactctaagcaataatatcaactcactaacaacacaaagaaacaagataattatcctcgctcaattaatatccaaaaaaaaaaaaattaaatactattttaatctggatattacatgaACACACCAAAAACACCTCATCTTTGAAATTATTACTATAAGGTAATTATGAGTTATGACACCAATTTTCATCATTGCCTATTCGATATAAGTGTTAAGATATCATATATGAAGTAATAACATCATCATCAACACCAtctatttttcttctttctttctcatatTTTCACttgtttatattatataagttaAAACTAATCAACCCAACAAATCATTTTAAATAGCCATGGGCTTAGTATAAACCCACGGAATTGTAAATGCCTCAGTCCAATTTGTTTTAAGTTCTAAAATTGCTTTAATATAAGAgaaaacaatttattttaatttgtatattttcCCTATGCAATCTCGTGGGGTAACCAAATCAAGTCAcccaaatattataattattattaacatttttatgtcacacaaaaaaaattaaaaacttaaaaatcatATCATACATATAAGATTAAAATACTATCAAAATCATCTCAGAAAGGCAagattaacaataataaaaatgatcattataataataaaatacaactACAATTAAGCCACacttatacaaaaaaaaaaaaaacaagaccaACAAACCAccgaaaaacaaaaacaaccaaatataaattaagaaaaaaaaaaccctaatttttaatttatgcaatgtttaataaaataaaatgacatGTTAAAAGGATATATATATCTGAATATTATATTGTTGATTGGACAAAAGTGTAGATAAACCTAGAACAATCCAAGCTTGTTTAGAAAATTCTTATGATCAAGTAGCTAGTGCCACTTTAccaccctatatatatattaaaaacaaagaaaaatattCCACACAGAAACCTTACAACACCACTGCTGACGTGTAGCTTCTACACCCCTCCACGTCATCACAATCTCACACGTGGCACCACCAAGCCACCCCACAAAACTAAAATACACCACACTCTTCCAGCTCTTCAGTCTTCACCTATATCTTACTCAGAATTTTTATTATAGTTGTTGTTTTTGAAGATGGGATTTCTTGATTATGTATCAGATTTCTATGACTGGTGTTGTGGTAGTTATTATAATCACAGGAAAAAGCTCAAAAAACGCAAAGAACTACAGGTACGTACGTACGTACGTAGTAATAATATATATcgtaatttttagtttattatgtACTTCCgttttttgtgtttttaaaaaCGGTGTTTTTGAATTCTTATTAGAAAGTTGAGATAAAAGTGAAAATGGATTGCGAAGGGTGCGAGAGAAGAGTGAAGAAATCGGTTCAAGGCATGAAAGGAGTGACGGAAGTTGAGGTGGACCCCAAACAGAGCAAGCTGACAGTGATTGGTTACGTGGACCCTGATAAAGTGTTGACACGTGTCAGACATCGAACGGGTAAGAAGGCTGAGTTATGGCCGTACGTTCCTTACGACGTCGTTCCGCATCCGTACGCACCGGGTGCTTACGATAAGAAGGCTCCGCCTGGTTATGTACGGAACGTGTTGGTTGAACCGGAAATGGCTCCTCTCGCACGTGCCAACTCTTTTGAGGTTAAATATACAACTGCCTTTAGCGATGAAAATCCCAATGCTTGTGTTGTAATGTAAAAAGAATAAtttgtaatataaatatttaagtttttagtattataaatatttgtaataattttaattttttaactatCTAAAGTGGAACTTACAATGGGTAATGTTTTTAGTATGTTGTTTTAATAATGTCACACTTTGcaacataatataattattagacACCCATCATAGTTTCTTTTTCAGAAGTACTCATGTTGCATTTTTAAAATGCGATCGTATCACTAACGCATTAGATCATCCTATCATAATTTTGTATTAAGATGAGTGACTTTTTAAGAAATCTTCGTCTTCTATTACTGAAACTTAAAAACTCAAGACCATGTGTATAGTGTAGTAGTAGATTTCTAACTCTGTTGGCGTCTTTTCTTGTTGAGGTCAAGGATTCAATTTTATAAAGAGATTTTTTCTATTATAGACCAAAAATAGATGAAATTTACATTTATGGCCCTAAAAAAGGAAATAAACAAAAGTGGAAACTAAAAAGTtggtaattacaaaaataccggcTGAGAAAACGGAAACCACCATTCTCAACCATTTTTTTTCCAAACAGCCGCAGTTTCTTCGTGACCCAGCGATCCAACCCCAACAACCCAATCTCAACCATTTTTCTTCCAAATCCAGCAAaatcaaaatctaaaaaaatgtaGAACTCCTAGGAAACCAGCTGAATCCcgaaaattcaaaatcaaaaacgaaaagggaaaaaaaaaaccaggaaacctccattgatgtacaaaaaaaactcaaaaacaacaatCGCGATCAGAGGAGAAGAACCGAGTAGAAGGAGAGCTGGAAATCAAAGAAACTCACCCATGATTGAATCAGAAGGAGAATTGAAGGTAAACAAATTTTTTCATGAAcgtgcaaaaaaaaatttattgtagATAAATAgaaatttgatattaattgatgaaaaccggattaaattgaaaaaataatgaaatattgatgaatctgagaaaaaaacaacaacggtttgcatgaaaataaacattaagGCATATAAATAGTTGCTACAGTGTTTTATTCTGAAACTGTTGTTTACAAGTTGTTTTACAGTGGAATAATAGTTGTTTGGGATCTAGAAACTGGAAAATATGAATCTACTGttattaattggtgatcagtTTTGAAATAGTTGTTTGATAGTTGATTTAACCTATATAAATATTCGGTCAGATGAAAGTGTTAGATGCATAAGTTATTGTTGGAAATAGTTGTTTATTGGTTGTTTTGAcagattaaaatagttgttTGCAACTACAAAAACTGaaccaagtaaataatttacattatttcaGGAAACGGAACCATTACAAATATTGGTGCAGAGCAATGGGCATTGGGATGACAACAGAAACTATGTTGATTATGAATCAAGTGGAGAATTAATTTCGACCAAGTGCACTTTTGAGGAACTAATGAGAATAATGATGGAAGAACTCCAATGCAACCATGAAtctgttagagattttattacaatggaagaaaatcaagatattacaactctattgtaatacaatacaaggaccaacaaagagattaaataaattttacaacaatataatatacaatatatatacactatatatattatatataagaaatgtagaagaagataagaacacatgcaatataaaatatgtatatatatataaacactcactcacaaccttgagtgtagattagtggggatcaccatgacttgaacaaggtattacacctttgtccaaaagcttatttccccctatctctaagcactaagggaactctctaggaaatagctttgggaattatcaagccttttagggttttctagcaatgtgctttcttgatagaaaatttCATCTCTCACAAATGAGCACCAAAGACCTCCTTTTATAATGTATAGGTgatcacttagaattcaaaatacacaacactcatttctctcatataaatgagtattaatatagtttgtaacaactatatttcataccatttgaatcctatcatcaaattgtgtaacaacccttttattacactaataatgtgtgatcaacacatgagttacaagtgacaacaaattgtaactcctctccaagttacaacatgtaggttacaaaagtgtaggttataaaatcataggttacacatttatttaccatacaatatatattattcacatatatttatcacattttaatctactttattattatattataaaataatataacaatcccccactagattaaaatgtgtgacacacttgtaacacacttgtaacatttatttaatcaatcaaaatattatatcaaaatataacattcccccactttgattgaataaatatacacttttaaagaagtcttgcttaggtgcattaggtaaaatgtctttcgacttgaattttaccttagtgtagttaccacaaagtttgatgaaattttggttgccgtagcattgaaccactatccctttaatacaaaccggtgataacacacacaccctcgctaatgctcacttgagaccgcatgtctcgctcttgcaccgttaatggccatgtgcaaaattccaattcatagactctctagagaagactcccaattctcataagaggcggcaccacctctagtccatataggtggagttttagtgtctcaccactttttagacacttcttaagcttaagtgagttttcttaagcttaagctccattaaaaaacctttcggttttaaccctcaattttcaccacatgtactcattcatagatgagacaattgagtaccatattcactctattgacttgttattacctattgaacttaagactagatgtttgctagtgttaagataggttactatcaatgagcaaaacactaagggagtttaggtcccatccctcgaaaattcatgctttaatcttgtacggagattaagcgatttgttataacctctcactattgattccatgtgaatcatgcatgccaaaatatagtgttcactttgtgaccacttttctccttaagtacttaagctttgaaaattcaatcataaaagattaattttcacacaactcaaattctcaataattttgatactaagcatatcaaaattaaacactaatttagacaccaaataTGTCTAAATTACACTTTATTTTAAGACACTAAACATGTCTCAAATTCTCATATTGGAGTATgcacccccacactttcacatttgacttatcaagataatatcttgattttaaaatatagaagaccactttgtctctataactcttttaattaatttccttcttgaaattattttcacctAACTCTtttaatgttatattttgatataatattttgattgattaaataaatgttacaagtgtgttacaagtgtgtcacacattttaatctagtgggggattgttatattattttataatataataataaagtagattaaaatgtgataaatatatgtgaataatatatattgtatggtaaataaatgtgtaacctatgattttataacctacacttttgtaacctacatgttgtaacttggagaggagttacaatttgttgtcacttgtaactcatgtgttgatcacacattattagtgtaataaaagggttgttacacaatttgatgataggattcaaatggtatgaaatatagttgttacaaactatattaatactcatttatatgagagaaatgagtgttgtgtattttgaattctaagtgatcACCTATACATTATAAAAGGAGGTCTTTGGTGCTCATTTGTGAGAGATGaaattttctatcaagaaagcacattgctagaaaaccctaaaaggcttgataattcccaaagctatttcctagagagttcccttagtgcttagagatagggggaaataagcttttggacaaaggtgtaataccttgttcaagtcatggtgatccccactaatctacactcaaggttgtgagtgagtgtttatatatatatacatattttatattgcatgtgttcttatcttcttctacatttcttatatataatatatatagtgtatatatattgtatattatattgttgtaaaatttatttaatctctttgttggtccttgtattgtattacaatagagttgtaatatcttgattttcttccattgtaataaaatctctaacaatcaaaagcttattccttctcaatggaagaggtgataaatcaagattgtgagaatacaaggataagagattttatgtgaaagccattcatgggtgagcatgatggtgaatattatgtgatttactatttatatgatagtaatatataatatatatatatgagttatatatatgtgacatatatgtgatcatgagtttatatcatataatatatagtgatatataatatgatatttgaatttattacatgtttgtatttgtatatatatgagatatataatatataacatgtatatgaGTTATGTGTATTACATATATGATGAGATatgacataatatatatattgtgagattaaatatgtagaaatacttattttctatgtatttatatgagacatgtatatataatatatataatatatatcatgcatattaaagtgtatatatatgttatatatgtgtgaggtatgtaacatatatagttgtgtaattaatgtatatattatgtgcatatgatatatatgtatattatagtatatatgttatatatatgagatatgtaacatatgtatttattaatttaatattgatattatgtgtatgttacatataagatgttgattagtaacatacatattatattaatgtatgagttatatagtatgataataatattgatagtaataatataatattgtttattgcTATTGACGTggaaattattatcatctattttgtgaataaagaatattttaaattctttttcaatttggtagtgaacatctcactttatgagataataaaagatgacttttgagaagttacatcttttattgggttataagagataatcatctcatatttgagataaggaaaagtgaactatgagagttacacttttattggacttgcattgtcataagcaataacaaatggattaaaagtgaatccaaacttgtgaaatgagccataaattggaagagcaattttggactcaaaagtaaatgaatcaatgtggattcaaaaatagtgaaaagataacaaaattggagaagcaattttgaatcttaaatgattaaagttgtgaacaaaattgatgagaattttgttaactttggtataattttgggctaatctcaatgaggagataaccttaaaattatgagtaaaaataatcacattattttgtaAGTGGTgatgtgagtttgatattttagttttgttgagaaaactaaaaatgtcaaatggtatCTTTAAAGTGGCCTTAAAGAGTCATTTGTAAGAGATGaaattttctatcaagaaagcacattgctagaaaaccctaaaaggcttgataattcccaaagctatttcctagagagttcccttagtgcttagagataggggaaataagcttttggacaaaggtgtaataccttgttcaagtcatggtgatccccactaatctacactcaaggttgtgagtgagtgtttatatatatatacatattttatattgcatgtgttcttatcttcttctacatttcttatatataatatatatagtgtatatatattgtatattatattgttgtaaaatttatttaatctctttgttggtccttgtattgtattacaatagagttgtaatatcttgattttcttccattgtaataaaatctctaacagaATCAACACAACTACAACTGAAATATCAACTGAGGGAAGGAGGCCAACCACTACAaatcaaggatgacaaaagtctGTTGTTCTACATAAAGCTATTAACGAAGGAGGTTGATTTCACAAGGTACCCATTGTGTGTGAACAAAACCAGTAACACGGCACCACCTAACCAAACAATGGTGTGGAACAATATGATCATGGAATCGTATGAGAACAACGCAGCACAGGAAGACTTGCAGCAACCTGGAAACAACACGGCAACAACTTCCAAGCAACAACTATCTGCGCAGACGATGGGATCTGGTGAAGTTGATGCATTTTTCCTAGAAACAGTAACAGTGTCATCAGAATCAACCATACAACAACCAGACaacaacagagaaaaaactacaGCAGTAGATGAAGATTTTGACTTCACCGACTATGCAAAGCTTGTGGCTGCAGAAATGGTACAGCAACTAGAAAACAaccaggaagaagaagaggaagtggacAACACAGAAATGATGATCATCAATGACAAACGACATGAAACAATAGAGAAGGGGCAAATTTACAAGGACAAAGAAACATTGATAAGTACACTATGCTACTTTGCAATCAAGAAGACATTTCAATACAAAGTAGTGAAATCTTGCACAAAAGAATACAACATAGTGTGTTTGGACACAAACTGCAAATGGAGTTTAAAGGCTACAAAAAATGGAAACACAGAAACATTCATAATAAGGAGCTACGAAGAAGAACACACATGTGCAGTTACAATAAGATTTGGAGATCAACGACAAGCTACATCAAAGTTGATAGCAGACTTTGTAAAACCAAAATTCTTGAACCTGAAAACAAAGTGCAGCCCTGCAGACATAAAGACAGAAATGAAAGACAAATACGGAATAAAGATGAATTACATGAAAGCATGGCGTAGTAAAGAGCGAGCACAAATCCAGCTACATGGAAATGCTAAAGAGTCGTACAATCTCTTGCCTAGATACCTGTACATGCTACAGAAAACAAAtccaggtaaaaaaaaaatttaaaaattttactttgatAATATTTGTGAAAAAACAGTTGTTTTTGAGTTGTTATTTCGTTGCGTACATGTTGTTTGAAACAATCCTGTTTGATTAAAATTCAGGAACATTAATAGACATAGAGAAAGATGATGATGACAGTTTCAAATATGCATTTGTTGCATTGAATGCTGCTATAAAAGGTTGGCCAAACTGCAAACCAATCATCGTGGTAGACGGTACATTCCTAAAGGCCGCGTATGGAGGCACGTTGCTCACTGCCAACACACAAGATGCAGAATCTAAAATTTTTCCACTAGCATACTGCATAGTTGATTCTGAGAACGATAAATCGTGGGAGtggttcttaaaaaaaataagagaagcaTTCGGGGTTCGAGAATGTCAATGCCTAATATCAGACAGACATGAAAGCATCATCAAAGCAACTAGGAAAGTGTTCCCTGAAATAACACATGGCTACTGCATCTTCCACCTCTTGTCGAAcctcaaaacaaaattcaagaaaaatgcAAAGCATTTCAGAGTGCCATTCTTTGCAGCTGCAAAAGCTTACACAGAAATGGAGTTTGAATTCCATATGAGGGAGCTAGACAACTTGGATAAGCGCATAAGACCGGTACTGGAGAAAATTGGCCATGAAAAATGGTCAAGGTATCATTCAGAAAACAACAGGTGAAAACTAATAAGGAGgataaaattaatgatatgtTCACCTATTTATAGCGTTGTATTTGCGTTGTTTTTGCGTTGCGTTTGAGTTTTTTTTCCAAAAGTAGAACTATGACAGAAACTGTCCAAATTGTAGGTACTCTACCATGACATCAAACATAGCTGAGGCTTTCGAACTCAGCAAATTTAGCAGCAAGGGAAACACCAGTGACAACATTAATGGAGTGCTTGAGGGCACAAATGCAAGAGTGGACATACAATAATAGAAAGGAGGCACAAAAATGCACAACAAGGCTGACACCATCATCTGAGAAAAAACTCATAGGGAACTATGTACAGTCATTGCGACTAACAGTAAGTTCAGATTATCGTTCGcataaagtaaaattaaaacgAGCTTGTGTTTGCATagtttttttggttgttttaaagTTGCTTTAAAACTTGCGGGTGAAACCGGCAAACCGAGAACTCCGTTTGAGGTGATAGATGAAGACGAACAAGAATAGTAAACTTGAAGGAGAAGACGTGCACATGCAATAGATTTCAAAAAGATGAAATGCCATGTAACCATGCGATCGCCGTCATGAAGGACTTgaacataaacacatacaactaCTGTGCACAATACTACACATCAAAAGCATGGCTGCAAACATATGAAGAAACAGTATACCCAGTTGGAAACGTAAGAGAATGGGAACTTCCagatttttttgaagaaatcaTAGTGTTGCCTCCAAAGGAGAGAATCAAGTCTGGAAGGCCGAGGAAAAGAAGAATGGCAACAGCTTGGgaaacaaagaaacaaaacaagTGTGGCAAGTGTGGACAAAAGGGACATAACAAAAAGACCTGCAGAAGAATTACAGCATAGAAGCGGAAACAACTACAcatcaaccaaaaaacaactatattaaaacatttagaaaacaCATACTGCATATTACGATTGGTTGttacatacatttttttattgtgattttttatgtggagagatattgataatagggaattggtattattatcattaatatacaaaagaacat
This window harbors:
- the LOC115702676 gene encoding heavy metal-associated isoprenylated plant protein 27; translated protein: MGFLDYVSDFYDWCCGSYYNHRKKLKKRKELQKVEIKVKMDCEGCERRVKKSVQGMKGVTEVEVDPKQSKLTVIGYVDPDKVLTRVRHRTGKKAELWPYVPYDVVPHPYAPGAYDKKAPPGYVRNVLVEPEMAPLARANSFEVKYTTAFSDENPNACVVM
- the LOC115695094 gene encoding uncharacterized protein LOC115695094; protein product: MVWNNMIMESYENNAAQEDLQQPGNNTATTSKQQLSAQTMGSGEVDAFFLETVTVSSESTIQQPDNNREKTTAVDEDFDFTDYAKLVAAEMVQQLENNQEEEEEVDNTEMMIINDKRHETIEKGQIYKDKETLISTLCYFAIKKTFQYKVVKSCTKEYNIVCLDTNCKWSLKATKNGNTETFIIRSYEEEHTCAVTIRFGDQRQATSKLIADFVKPKFLNLKTKCSPADIKTEMKDKYGIKMNYMKAWRSKERAQIQLHGNAKESYNLLPRYLYMLQKTNPGTLIDIEKDDDDSFKYAFVALNAAIKGWPNCKPIIVVDGTFLKAAYGGTLLTANTQDAESKIFPLAYCIVDSENDKSWEWFLKKIREAFGVRECQCLISDRHESIIKATRKVFPEITHGYCIFHLLSNLKTKFKKNAKHFRVPFFAAAKAYTEMEFEFHMRELDNLDKRIRPVLEKIGHEKWSRYSTMTSNIAEAFELSKFSSKGNTSDNINGVLEGTNARVDIQ
- the LOC133032096 gene encoding uncharacterized protein LOC133032096; the encoded protein is MPCNHAIAVMKDLNINTYNYCAQYYTSKAWLQTYEETVYPVGNVREWELPDFFEEIIVLPPKERIKSGRPRKRRMATAWETKKQNKCGKCGQKGHNKKTCRRITA